In a single window of the Zea mays cultivar B73 chromosome 5, Zm-B73-REFERENCE-NAM-5.0, whole genome shotgun sequence genome:
- the LOC100192599 gene encoding Protein THYLAKOID RHODANESE-LIKE, chloroplastic (The RefSeq protein has 1 substitution compared to this genomic sequence), with translation MAVILSSAAPTILTRPTRPRRQPRSGLRGGLARLSAALGLAHAGAGAGAALAAPLSYEEMLRLSSDSGGDVGGFALPELGLDGLVDFVNDNPLVVAAGVAAIAVPLLLAQLLGGGGSSKPYSVLSAKAAYQRLLEEPDAQLVDIRPLKDAREAGTPDLKEAKKKAAAVPYNGEDKNGFLKKLTLKFKDPENTTLIILDKFDGNSELVAELVTANGYKAAFAVKDGAEGSRGWKSSNLPWKAPPKGFSFDLGELFGDGSDGLPVTIGLAAATGLGVLAYTEIETLLQFLGSAAVVQLVVTKLLYAEDRQKTLKQIDEFFNKKVAPKELIDEIKEIGQALLPLPGDAKSQPALATATQVAATQTAAPAEDATAEATTESDPATPTPLSPYTNYPDLKPPSTPTPPSVESEVETKASSTVTEGPAVVNSAPIADAATGSSPATTRPRPQSPYPNYPDFKPPSSPSPSAPQFGKSTRNRV, from the exons ATGGCCGTCATCCTCTCCTCCGCGGCGCCAACGATACTGACTCGTCCCACGCGCCCTCGGAGGCAGCCGAGGAGCGGCCTCCGCGGGGGCCTCGCGCGCCTCTCAgctgcgctcggcctcgcgcacgcgggcgccggcgccggcgccgcacTCGCCGCGCCGCTCTCCTACGAGGAGATGCTGCGCCTCTCGTCCGACTCCGGCGGTGATGTTGGCGGGTTCGCGCTCCCGGAGCTCGGCCTCGACGGGCTCGTTGACTTCGTCAACGATAACCCTCTCGTCGTCGCGGCAGGCGTCGCGGCCATCGCAGTGCCGCTTCTCCTTGCGCAGCTTCTCGGCGGAGGCGGCAGCTCCAAGCCCTACTCCGTCCTGTCCGCCAAGGCGGCCTACCAGCGGCTGCTCGAGGAGCCCGACGCGCAGCTCGTCGACATCAGGCCGCTCAAGGATGCACGAGAGGCCGGCACGCCTGATCTCAAGGAGGCTaagaagaaggctgctgccgtaCCTTACAACGGGGAGGACAAAAACGGATTCTTGAAAAAGTTGACACTAAAGTTCAAGGACCCGGAGAACACCACGCTGATCATCCTTGACAA ATTTGATGGGAACTCCGAACTAGTTGCTGAGCTTGTGACAGCCAATGGTTACAAAGCTGCTTTTGCAGTGAAGGATGGTGCAGAAGGAAGCCGAGGATGGAAG AGCAGTAACCTTCCCTGGAAGGCTCCGCCAAAAGGATTCAGCTTTGACTTGGGCGAATTATTTGGG GATGGTTCAGATGGTTTGCCTGTGACAATTGGTCTCGCTGCAGCTACTGGTTTGGGAGTACTTGCCTACACAGAG ATTGAAACTTTGCTACAGTTTTTGGGGTCAGCTGCTGTTGTTCAGCTAGTGGTAACCAAACTCTTGTATGCCGAG GATCGACAAAAGACACTTAAACAGATCGATGAGTTCTTTAACAAGAAGGTTGCTCCGAAGGAGCTTATTGACGAAATAAAG GAAATCGGGCAGGCTCTACTACCTTTACCTGGCGATGCTAAAAGCCAACCAGCACTAGCAACAGCGACTCAAGTTGCTGCCACACAAACAGCTGCACCAGCAGAGGACGCTACCGCAGAAGCCACCACGGAATCAGATCCTGCAACGCCAACACCTCTTTCACCTTATACAAAT TACCCAGATCTCAAGCCGCCATCAACCCCTACGCCACCGTCAGTGGAGTCTGAAGTCGAGACGAAGGCTAGCAGCACCGTGACTGAAGGACCAGCAGTGGTCAATTCTGCACCTATAGCAGACGCTGCCACGGGATCATCTCCTGCCACTACTAGGCCCAGACCTCAGTCACCATACCCTAAT TATCCAGATTTCAAGCCACCATCCTCGCCTTCACCGTCAGCACCTTAATTTGGCAAGAGTACAAGAAACCGGGTCTAG
- the LOC100192599 gene encoding protein THYLAKOID RHODANESE-LIKE, chloroplastic isoform X1, with translation MAVILSSAAPTILTRPTRPRRQPRSGLRGGLARLSAALGLAHAGAGAGAALAAPLSYEEMLRLSSDSGGDVGGFALPELGLDGLVDFVNDNPLVVAAGVAAIAVPLLLAQLLGGGGSSKPYSVLSAKAAYQRLLEEPDAQLVDIRPLKDAREAGTPDLKEAKKKAAAVPYNGEDKNGFLKKLTLKFKDPENTTLIILDKFDGNSELVAELVTANGYKAAFAVKDGAEGSRGWKSSNLPWKAPPKGFSFDLGELFGDGSDGLPVTIGLAAATGLGVLAYTEIETLLQFLGSAAVVQLVVTKLLYAEDRQKTLKQIDEFFNKKVAPKELIDEIKEIGQALLPLPGDAKSQPALATATQVAATQTAAPAEDATAEATTESDPATPTPLSPYTNYPDLKPPSTPTPPSVESEVETKASSTVTEGPAVVNSAPIADAATGSSPATTRPRPQSPYPNYPDFKPPSSPSPSAP, from the exons ATGGCCGTCATCCTCTCCTCCGCGGCGCCAACGATACTGACTCGTCCCACGCGCCCTCGGAGGCAGCCGAGGAGCGGCCTCCGCGGGGGCCTCGCGCGCCTCTCAgctgcgctcggcctcgcgcacgcgggcgccggcgccggcgccgcacTCGCCGCGCCGCTCTCCTACGAGGAGATGCTGCGCCTCTCGTCCGACTCCGGCGGTGATGTTGGCGGGTTCGCGCTCCCGGAGCTCGGCCTCGACGGGCTCGTTGACTTCGTCAACGATAACCCTCTCGTCGTCGCGGCAGGCGTCGCGGCCATCGCAGTGCCGCTTCTCCTTGCGCAGCTTCTCGGCGGAGGCGGCAGCTCCAAGCCCTACTCCGTCCTGTCCGCCAAGGCGGCCTACCAGCGGCTGCTCGAGGAGCCCGACGCGCAGCTCGTCGACATCAGGCCGCTCAAGGATGCACGAGAGGCCGGCACGCCTGATCTCAAGGAGGCTaagaagaaggctgctgccgtaCCTTACAACGGGGAGGACAAAAACGGATTCTTGAAAAAGTTGACACTAAAGTTCAAGGACCCGGAGAACACCACGCTGATCATCCTTGACAA ATTTGATGGGAACTCCGAACTAGTTGCTGAGCTTGTGACAGCCAATGGTTACAAAGCTGCTTTTGCAGTGAAGGATGGTGCAGAAGGAAGCCGAGGATGGAAG AGCAGTAACCTTCCCTGGAAGGCTCCGCCAAAAGGATTCAGCTTTGACTTGGGCGAATTATTTGGG GATGGTTCAGATGGTTTGCCTGTGACAATTGGTCTCGCTGCAGCTACTGGTTTGGGAGTACTTGCCTACACAGAG ATTGAAACTTTGCTACAGTTTTTGGGGTCAGCTGCTGTTGTTCAGCTAGTGGTAACCAAACTCTTGTATGCCGAG GATCGACAAAAGACACTTAAACAGATCGATGAGTTCTTTAACAAGAAGGTTGCTCCGAAGGAGCTTATTGACGAAATAAAG GAAATCGGGCAGGCTCTACTACCTTTACCTGGCGATGCTAAAAGCCAACCAGCACTAGCAACAGCGACTCAAGTTGCTGCCACACAAACAGCTGCACCAGCAGAGGACGCTACCGCAGAAGCCACCACGGAATCAGATCCTGCAACGCCAACACCTCTTTCACCTTATACAAAT TACCCAGATCTCAAGCCGCCATCAACCCCTACGCCACCGTCAGTGGAGTCTGAAGTCGAGACGAAGGCTAGCAGCACCGTGACTGAAGGACCAGCAGTGGTCAATTCTGCACCTATAGCAGACGCTGCCACGGGATCATCTCCTGCCACTACTAGGCCCAGACCTCAGTCACCATACCCTAAT TATCCAGATTTCAAGCCACCATCCTCGCCTTCACCGTCAGCACCTTAA